In a single window of the Terriglobus roseus genome:
- a CDS encoding RrF2 family transcriptional regulator, whose amino-acid sequence MLRLTKKADYGLMALKYLAEQALLSGKTGAASAQSAKDIAEAYHIPPQLLAKILQTLARQGILESHAGTNGGYALARPATEINAFEVIRAIDGPLFITSCITIHGTCDLAGHCTIKEPLRKVNDSIKDLLTGIIIADLAEVPDAEPSATLGGGLVSIAL is encoded by the coding sequence ATGCTGCGGCTGACAAAAAAAGCGGATTACGGCCTGATGGCGCTGAAGTACCTGGCGGAGCAGGCACTACTGAGCGGGAAAACCGGCGCAGCAAGTGCTCAGTCCGCCAAGGACATCGCCGAGGCGTATCACATTCCTCCGCAGCTGCTTGCGAAGATTCTGCAGACTCTCGCCCGGCAGGGAATCCTCGAATCGCACGCCGGAACCAATGGTGGGTATGCGCTGGCGCGGCCTGCCACCGAGATCAACGCTTTTGAGGTGATCCGGGCCATCGACGGTCCCTTGTTCATCACCAGCTGCATCACGATTCACGGAACCTGCGACCTGGCCGGGCACTGCACCATCAAAGAGCCGTTGCGCAAGGTAAATGACAGCATTAAGGATCTGCTGACCGGCATCATCATCGCCGATCTGGCGGAAGTTCCGGATGCAGAGCCTTCCGCGACA
- a CDS encoding CDP-alcohol phosphatidyltransferase family protein encodes MTLLRQARALPNLLTLVRVIAIPFLVKAMLHRHEEVALLIFVVAGATDAVDGRLARRLNQSTKLGQFLDPIADKLMLSTLFLTATSIGLVPLYVTVLVFARDVGILLIATLLFFSHTMRDFRPSAIGKTNTLVQIFTMLLVMVTAVRTTPELSHLRHGLLVVIAWLAPLSAAQYAWVVIHRIGTEPLEAL; translated from the coding sequence ATGACGCTGCTTCGCCAAGCTCGCGCACTGCCTAACCTTCTGACGTTGGTGCGGGTCATCGCCATCCCCTTCTTGGTGAAGGCAATGCTGCACCGGCACGAGGAGGTGGCGTTGCTGATCTTCGTCGTTGCCGGCGCGACGGACGCCGTGGATGGTCGTCTGGCACGCCGCCTGAACCAGAGCACAAAACTTGGTCAGTTTCTGGATCCCATTGCAGACAAGCTGATGCTATCCACGCTCTTCCTGACTGCAACCTCTATAGGGCTTGTTCCGCTCTACGTGACGGTGCTGGTTTTTGCGAGGGACGTTGGCATCCTGCTGATTGCCACGCTGCTTTTCTTTTCGCACACCATGCGCGATTTCCGGCCAAGCGCCATCGGTAAGACCAACACCCTGGTCCAGATTTTCACGATGCTGCTGGTGATGGTGACAGCCGTCCGGACTACGCCCGAGCTTTCGCACTTGAGGCACGGGTTGCTTGTCGTGATCGCATGGCTAGCCCCTTTGTCCGCCGCGCAGTATGCGTGGGTCGTGATTCATCGGATTGGGACAGAGCCGCTGGAAGCGCTCTAG
- a CDS encoding beta strand repeat-containing protein has translation MTSHLPLPAARVRSTVLRLALRRIAIHSVAVTLSVLSCAVAFAANATTTSLAARSAESPTASVASGTVVTLTATVLAGSTPVTTGQVKFCDAAGASCVDNYLLGSAQLTSSGVANVRLRPSSGAHTYRAVFVGTAANNASVSSIANLQVTGVQATSTSLTQTGVAGNYTLAATVAGTGSANAPTGIVSFRDATNNNAVLATAPLGSASLAQAFATQVVYAAGTSPIASVTADFNNDGFSDVAIVNNRDNSVGILLGNGDGTFSAQIPYATGAGPSYVAVGDFNSDGNTDLTVVNSGSTTVSVLIGRGDGTFLAQATYATGNMPVFVTTADVDNDGILDLLVSNSLGSSVSVFLGKGDGTFNAQTAFPSGLGSLSIAIADFNADGITDLAVTNYLSNTVSVLIGKGAGAFSAPATYPVDSGPTPIIAADFNRDGIVDLAVTNYTANTLSILAGKGDGTFNTQVTYPTGTQPYAIAPADYNGDGIVDLAVANYVSDNVGLFFGKGDGTFATQVTYATGDGPTPVSTADFNGDGIADLVAGNYHANTLSILLGQLSTTATASAGGISPAGAGTHMVNASYGGDAIYAASTSNSVPLTAQSVVTALTASASPAVSKYGQQVVLTAVLSPYAAQSLSTDGELVTFGNGAQPLGTATLANGTATLNLTALPVGASSISASYPGDANFLASNSTSVSHTVSQPISSLSVAAQSLPLGTASAALTAQLTYSGTVAPSAPVSFTIDAGAAVTAACTGAASPLVCTASYPTGSLAAGAHTVSVSQSAAGVYAAASASAALTVVASDFTFTASGTTSQTITGGGTANFSFALSPGAIAYPGNISFAVTGLATGMTYTLAPTSVAMAAGPQTVSLAVQTVKLTSQADSAPVWMRRSGVAMASFLLPFCFLHRRRRNVRLLMLLCCGVLFTSALTGCGSGTPATVPSTSVTSTITVTATAAGYAIPHSSTVTLIVQ, from the coding sequence ATGACTTCCCATCTGCCCCTGCCTGCCGCCCGCGTCCGATCCACGGTCCTTCGCCTGGCCCTTCGTCGCATCGCGATTCACAGCGTCGCTGTGACTCTCAGCGTCCTCTCCTGTGCAGTCGCCTTTGCAGCGAATGCAACGACGACATCGCTTGCCGCGCGTTCCGCCGAATCTCCTACAGCAAGTGTTGCTTCTGGCACAGTGGTCACGCTCACCGCGACGGTCCTCGCCGGTTCTACTCCCGTCACTACCGGGCAGGTGAAGTTCTGCGATGCTGCCGGTGCCTCCTGCGTCGACAACTACCTTCTCGGCTCCGCGCAACTGACCTCATCGGGCGTAGCGAATGTACGCCTGAGGCCCTCCAGCGGCGCACACACTTATAGGGCAGTATTCGTCGGCACCGCAGCCAATAACGCCAGCGTCTCGTCGATCGCCAATCTGCAAGTCACTGGAGTCCAGGCCACCTCTACCAGCCTCACGCAGACGGGCGTGGCAGGCAATTACACGCTCGCCGCTACCGTGGCAGGCACCGGCAGCGCCAACGCCCCCACCGGTATCGTCTCCTTTCGCGATGCCACCAACAACAACGCGGTGCTCGCCACGGCACCATTAGGCAGCGCCAGTCTCGCTCAGGCCTTCGCAACGCAGGTAGTCTATGCTGCCGGAACCTCTCCAATTGCCAGCGTCACTGCGGACTTCAACAACGATGGCTTTTCGGACGTAGCGATTGTCAATAATCGCGATAACTCCGTTGGCATACTGCTGGGAAATGGCGATGGCACCTTCAGTGCTCAGATCCCTTACGCCACCGGCGCCGGTCCGTCCTACGTTGCCGTAGGTGACTTTAACTCCGATGGAAACACTGATCTCACGGTCGTTAACTCAGGCTCGACCACTGTCAGCGTCCTCATCGGTAGAGGGGATGGCACGTTTCTCGCGCAGGCCACTTACGCCACTGGCAACATGCCTGTCTTTGTCACCACTGCGGACGTCGACAACGACGGCATTCTCGACTTGCTTGTCTCGAACTCGCTCGGCAGCAGCGTGAGTGTGTTTCTTGGCAAGGGTGACGGCACATTCAACGCGCAGACCGCGTTTCCTTCCGGTCTCGGCAGCCTCTCCATTGCTATCGCGGACTTCAACGCAGACGGCATTACGGACCTTGCAGTTACGAACTATCTTAGCAACACGGTGAGCGTTCTCATTGGCAAGGGAGCCGGCGCCTTCAGCGCGCCCGCGACCTACCCGGTCGACAGTGGTCCGACTCCGATCATTGCTGCGGATTTCAACCGCGATGGCATCGTTGACCTTGCCGTCACCAACTACACCGCGAATACCCTGTCGATCCTCGCCGGCAAGGGAGATGGCACATTCAACACGCAGGTCACCTACCCCACCGGGACCCAGCCCTATGCCATCGCCCCGGCCGATTACAACGGCGACGGGATCGTCGATCTCGCAGTCGCCAACTATGTCAGCGATAACGTCGGCCTCTTTTTCGGCAAGGGGGACGGTACCTTCGCGACACAGGTGACTTACGCCACGGGCGACGGACCCACCCCCGTCTCGACCGCGGACTTCAACGGAGATGGCATTGCCGATCTTGTTGCAGGCAATTATCACGCGAATACCCTGTCCATCCTGTTAGGGCAGCTTTCCACTACGGCAACGGCGTCTGCCGGCGGCATTTCCCCGGCCGGCGCTGGTACTCACATGGTCAACGCCAGCTATGGAGGCGATGCAATTTATGCTGCCAGCACTTCTAACTCCGTGCCCCTCACGGCCCAGTCCGTCGTTACGGCTCTTACTGCCTCGGCGAGCCCGGCTGTCAGCAAGTACGGACAGCAGGTTGTGTTGACCGCTGTGCTTAGCCCTTACGCAGCGCAATCTCTATCCACCGATGGCGAGCTCGTCACCTTTGGGAACGGGGCACAGCCTCTTGGCACTGCCACCCTGGCTAATGGGACTGCGACCTTGAATCTCACAGCACTGCCAGTCGGAGCGTCGTCCATCTCGGCCAGCTACCCTGGAGACGCGAACTTTCTCGCTAGCAATTCCACGAGCGTCTCCCACACGGTTTCGCAGCCCATCTCCTCACTCTCGGTCGCGGCGCAATCTCTGCCTCTCGGCACTGCGTCGGCTGCCTTAACCGCACAGCTCACTTACAGCGGCACCGTCGCTCCCAGCGCTCCGGTCAGCTTCACCATCGACGCGGGAGCCGCCGTAACCGCCGCCTGCACAGGAGCAGCCTCGCCCCTTGTATGTACCGCGTCTTATCCGACCGGCTCGCTCGCCGCGGGGGCTCATACCGTCTCGGTGAGCCAGTCCGCTGCAGGCGTCTATGCAGCAGCCTCCGCCTCGGCGGCTCTCACCGTCGTGGCTTCCGATTTCACCTTCACAGCCTCCGGCACGACCTCGCAGACCATCACCGGCGGCGGCACTGCCAACTTCAGCTTCGCACTCAGCCCTGGAGCCATTGCGTATCCCGGCAACATCTCTTTCGCCGTCACTGGCCTGGCCACAGGCATGACTTACACACTGGCTCCCACTTCGGTGGCAATGGCTGCCGGCCCGCAGACCGTTAGCCTGGCGGTTCAGACCGTCAAGCTAACCTCTCAGGCCGATTCTGCTCCGGTCTGGATGCGCCGCTCCGGTGTGGCGATGGCTTCCTTCTTGCTGCCCTTCTGTTTCCTTCACCGACGCCGTAGGAATGTACGCCTGTTAATGCTCCTGTGCTGCGGCGTTCTGTTTACCTCAGCACTTACCGGTTGCGGCTCCGGGACCCCGGCGACCGTGCCAAGCACATCAGTGACAAGCACGATCACCGTGACCGCCACAGCCGCTGGTTACGCCATACCTCACAGCTCAACCGTAACGCTTATCGTGCAGTAG
- a CDS encoding M20/M25/M40 family metallo-hydrolase yields the protein MKLALSGLLLLSTLSPVHAQATPDADRRMAHDIFKEFVEAKSATQTGSTTLVTDIALRRLKEAGFPEGDIFVGGPVPNKHNLVVRLHGSGSMKPLLLLAHTDVVEAKREDWNMDPFVLNEKDGYFYGRGVGDDKSQAAIWLETIIRLKREGYKGNRDIIVALTADEEGGKYNGVDWLLKQHPDLLKADFALNEGGWGEMGNKIKASNDLQVSEKYVITYTFKVTNKGGHSSMPVPDNAIYRLADALQKLSKFGFPLKTNEVTAAYFTQMAKIEKGPMAAELAKIPSGDQAAMQKAAAANPNWNSTLRTTCVATMLNGGHAANALPQLAEATVNCRVLPEDSPQYVLETLKKVVDDPEVSILSERESAGGVPSPMRPDVLKAVKQATEKVFPRVPVVPIMVVGATDGRMLRTFGVPTYGVQGFFYNRDDIRFHGRDERLPIKSFYEGQTFMYNLVTLITTP from the coding sequence ATGAAACTTGCTCTCTCAGGCCTGCTCCTTCTCAGCACTCTTTCTCCGGTCCACGCACAGGCCACACCCGACGCAGACAGGCGGATGGCGCACGACATTTTCAAAGAGTTTGTTGAGGCGAAGTCAGCAACGCAGACTGGATCAACCACGCTGGTCACGGACATCGCTCTTCGCCGGTTGAAGGAAGCAGGTTTTCCTGAAGGCGACATCTTCGTTGGCGGGCCTGTACCCAACAAGCACAACCTGGTTGTACGACTGCATGGCAGCGGCTCGATGAAGCCGCTGCTATTGCTCGCGCATACCGACGTCGTGGAAGCCAAGCGCGAAGACTGGAACATGGATCCATTTGTCTTGAACGAGAAGGATGGGTACTTTTATGGCCGCGGTGTGGGCGATGACAAGTCTCAGGCAGCCATCTGGCTTGAGACCATCATTCGCTTGAAGCGTGAGGGCTATAAGGGAAACCGCGACATCATCGTAGCGCTCACCGCAGATGAAGAAGGTGGAAAGTACAACGGAGTCGACTGGCTTCTGAAGCAACATCCAGATCTGCTAAAAGCGGACTTCGCGCTGAATGAAGGCGGGTGGGGCGAGATGGGTAACAAAATCAAGGCCTCGAACGACCTGCAGGTTAGCGAAAAGTATGTGATCACCTACACCTTCAAGGTGACGAACAAGGGTGGCCACAGCTCCATGCCGGTACCGGATAATGCTATCTATCGCTTGGCAGACGCGCTGCAGAAGCTATCCAAGTTCGGCTTTCCCTTGAAGACCAATGAGGTCACGGCTGCTTATTTCACACAGATGGCGAAGATTGAAAAAGGGCCGATGGCCGCTGAACTTGCGAAGATTCCCTCGGGCGATCAGGCGGCGATGCAGAAGGCTGCCGCAGCGAATCCGAACTGGAACTCTACCTTGCGGACGACCTGTGTCGCTACGATGTTGAACGGTGGCCACGCCGCAAATGCTTTGCCACAACTGGCAGAAGCCACGGTGAATTGCCGCGTTCTGCCGGAAGACTCGCCACAGTATGTTCTGGAGACACTCAAGAAGGTGGTCGACGATCCAGAGGTTTCCATTCTCTCGGAACGGGAATCCGCCGGCGGTGTGCCTTCGCCCATGCGTCCGGATGTCCTTAAGGCTGTGAAGCAGGCGACAGAGAAGGTCTTTCCTCGAGTCCCCGTGGTGCCGATCATGGTCGTGGGCGCAACGGATGGCAGAATGCTGCGTACCTTCGGAGTCCCCACCTACGGCGTGCAGGGCTTCTTTTACAACCGCGACGACATCCGATTCCACGGACGTGATGAACGCCTGCCGATTAAGTCCTTCTACGAAGGACAGACCTTCATGTACAACCTGGTGACGCTCATCACAACGCCATAA